The following proteins come from a genomic window of Streptomyces sp. NBC_01716:
- a CDS encoding VMAP-C domain-containing protein, with protein sequence MIPSTHSDAALRRSFVSVQGQKEFVGAGVLISNSLVLTCAHVINSALGRHRFEDSVPGQGNVVRLRMPHVAADREFFGRVEQAMWRPPRAHPSPQRGHAETAGKFPFPYFGDLAVLRLAEPPPDGAEPAPFLPERDGHSVIALWASGHPATTITATPRAVAEPWIVLDVDAGEAREGHSGGPLWDRDREAVVGIVVATHVDAPGKSPVARCPLYAIGLPAIEAELPDLPPVEVPTAGQGRQQTLAALERLLPGTQAVLKCEVRLSAKLGRESIHQAADHHRLLTLAVGVRRGVPELLEVVREYLMDTGALGSSDEKAAWDRLLRAARVVSPRETLTAQQRRELVGLLTQCRETDPEDLLRAVLPYADELPLVSGLMDVTDLLEGYPSDNRLMPPLLQAVVRISLAEHSVGNPLSEELDAWVDRVAPRLGIPEAAVYQFRDDIRPTPCGGPAETAAASPRIQVELLPIAPGHRFTYQIWVYSGADRHELVLVQDSEVSSEQVVEGVRAVLRTKVHEHTDQALVEFFLAPPWLRLDVDTWHLRGNEEDGDFYLGINRRVVLRSSGRTRDTYAGWKRRTKALPLSRPIVLDQRSARPGVAQAQLEAVPNAGVVIMCCEQQHQNQVLRQCLQAGVHTVLWHRQDHDTETAKRLLELVEGISHTKLPETVRLERAKALADPDCPTHHGRRLSLLYDGPDHRPPPFAPDAWALTQP encoded by the coding sequence GTGATCCCTTCCACTCACAGTGACGCGGCACTTCGCCGGTCGTTCGTGTCCGTCCAAGGGCAGAAAGAGTTCGTCGGCGCTGGCGTTCTGATCTCTAACTCCCTGGTCCTCACCTGTGCCCATGTCATCAACAGCGCATTGGGACGACACCGTTTCGAAGACTCTGTACCGGGACAGGGGAACGTCGTCCGGTTACGGATGCCCCATGTGGCCGCAGACCGGGAGTTTTTCGGACGTGTCGAACAGGCGATGTGGCGTCCGCCGCGGGCACATCCTTCGCCCCAGAGAGGTCACGCGGAGACCGCAGGCAAGTTTCCGTTTCCGTATTTCGGCGACCTGGCTGTGCTCAGACTCGCCGAGCCCCCTCCCGACGGTGCGGAGCCGGCGCCCTTTCTTCCAGAGCGGGACGGGCACTCCGTCATAGCGCTATGGGCCAGCGGCCATCCCGCAACGACCATTACCGCAACGCCGCGTGCGGTAGCTGAGCCCTGGATCGTGCTGGACGTCGACGCAGGCGAGGCCCGGGAAGGACACAGCGGTGGGCCGCTCTGGGATCGAGACCGCGAGGCCGTCGTCGGGATCGTGGTCGCCACACACGTGGACGCGCCCGGCAAGAGCCCGGTGGCACGGTGCCCGCTGTACGCGATCGGCCTGCCCGCCATCGAGGCCGAGCTGCCGGACCTTCCACCGGTCGAGGTGCCCACAGCAGGACAGGGCCGGCAGCAGACGCTGGCCGCCCTGGAAAGGCTTTTGCCGGGCACTCAGGCCGTCCTGAAGTGTGAGGTCAGGCTGTCCGCCAAGCTTGGCAGGGAGTCCATCCATCAGGCAGCGGATCATCACCGGTTGCTTACCCTCGCCGTCGGCGTGCGACGCGGCGTGCCGGAACTGCTGGAAGTGGTCCGGGAGTACCTGATGGACACCGGCGCCCTCGGTTCCTCGGACGAAAAGGCCGCCTGGGACCGACTCCTGCGCGCGGCACGTGTGGTCAGCCCGAGGGAGACGCTCACGGCGCAACAGCGGCGTGAACTGGTCGGCCTTCTCACCCAGTGCCGTGAGACCGACCCCGAGGATCTGCTGCGTGCCGTACTCCCGTACGCCGACGAGTTGCCGTTGGTCTCTGGACTGATGGACGTCACTGACCTCCTCGAGGGGTACCCGTCCGACAACCGGTTGATGCCGCCGCTCCTCCAGGCAGTTGTCCGAATCAGCCTTGCAGAGCACTCCGTTGGGAATCCTCTGTCGGAGGAACTGGACGCCTGGGTCGACAGGGTGGCACCGCGGCTGGGAATACCTGAGGCCGCCGTCTACCAGTTCCGCGACGACATCCGTCCGACTCCCTGCGGCGGTCCCGCTGAGACCGCCGCAGCGTCTCCCCGCATCCAGGTCGAGTTGCTGCCCATCGCCCCCGGGCATCGCTTCACCTATCAGATATGGGTCTATAGCGGTGCCGACCGCCACGAGCTCGTCCTAGTGCAGGACTCGGAGGTATCCAGCGAGCAGGTAGTCGAAGGCGTCAGAGCAGTGCTGCGCACCAAGGTGCACGAGCACACGGATCAGGCTCTGGTGGAGTTCTTCCTGGCACCTCCTTGGCTGCGGCTCGACGTGGACACCTGGCATCTGAGGGGAAACGAAGAAGACGGCGACTTCTACCTGGGTATCAACCGTCGGGTCGTCCTGCGAAGTTCCGGACGGACGCGGGACACCTACGCCGGGTGGAAGCGGCGCACCAAAGCACTCCCGTTGTCCCGGCCTATCGTCCTCGACCAGCGCTCGGCACGCCCGGGCGTTGCCCAGGCGCAGCTCGAGGCGGTTCCGAACGCCGGCGTCGTCATCATGTGCTGCGAGCAGCAGCACCAGAACCAGGTGCTCCGGCAATGCCTCCAGGCGGGTGTGCACACCGTCCTGTGGCACCGGCAGGACCACGACACCGAGACAGCCAAACGGCTGCTCGAACTGGTGGAAGGCATCAGCCACACGAAGCTGCCGGAGACGGTACGGCTGGAACGGGCCAAAGCCCTGGCCGACCCCGACTGCCCGACCCACCACGGGCGTCGGCTTTCACTCCTGTACGACGGGCCGGACCACAGACCGCCACCGTTTGCTCCTGATGCCTGGGCCCTCACCCAGCCCTGA
- a CDS encoding CU044_2847 family protein: protein MVLMGDVNLAFDDGSVVRLHLTPALEDISAMPERGTSQRETEASEPLDLPADFGSALPVSVNERAAQALTRGGEALAEALRPLGGVLDGIHQSFTESTRRPNEVTVEFGVTLGSDFSLGVFSGKGEASFTVSATWNFTDSPDVPVPEELPSLNRAAANGAASPSAS from the coding sequence ATGGTGCTCATGGGGGACGTAAATCTCGCTTTTGATGACGGCTCGGTGGTGCGCCTGCACCTCACTCCTGCGCTCGAGGACATCTCTGCAATGCCCGAGCGGGGCACAAGCCAGCGCGAAACCGAAGCGAGCGAACCTCTCGACCTTCCAGCGGACTTCGGATCAGCCCTGCCCGTGAGCGTCAACGAACGTGCGGCGCAGGCCCTCACCCGAGGCGGCGAAGCGCTCGCCGAGGCTCTGCGTCCTTTGGGCGGCGTGCTTGACGGAATCCACCAGTCGTTCACCGAATCGACCCGGCGGCCGAACGAGGTCACCGTCGAGTTCGGCGTGACCTTGGGGAGCGATTTCAGCCTCGGGGTCTTCTCGGGGAAGGGTGAGGCGAGTTTCACCGTATCCGCCACCTGGAACTTCACCGACTCACCGGACGTGCCCGTCCCGGAAGAGCTGCCTTCCCTGAACAGGGCGGCTGCGAACGGGGCGGCTTCTCCCTCCGCGTCGTGA
- a CDS encoding nSTAND1 domain-containing NTPase produces MLHDGRPVGVAFLIPDRLLLTCAHVVASTAGLPDDEPLPDLLPVTLDFPLLPGRPKVTASVRFSVPVAGDSSGDVAVLQLDGEPPPGSVPLRIVEAEDLAGHRWRAFGFPKYPGRGGSKDAGIWTRGTVEGREGTGWWQLTCDEEAPFPLAGGFSGAPVWDEEYGGVIGIVVAVEGDQRRRTGYALTVESLTREWPELRRRLLADSPYRELLPFTEHDRAVFHGRTNETQHLVELLDQQQVPVLPVFGSSGVGKSSLVGAGLLGHLDSDRYVIARLPHGLRLTAEELLAWALASAGDADTMQAGWHDRWLALARQLTGEQGIRTAVEQTLARHGGRSRLVLVVDQFETLLADAPDTARRLDAMLGVLTARRMDGSRPAQAVVVTRIDFLRQIEQLPHLCTAWDATPVVVQPMMRTQLREAITCPLEGHAGVRFADGLVEQLLRDTPPGPAALPMLEYALSQLWERQERGWLTTTAYQELGGVEGALAGEAEHSLWDWADEAEQQALERIFIQLVRPGEQLDAGERGPDTRRVAARTQFSAGDWALIHRLASTRLVVVTRRPTGRDTAELAHQALVEKWERLQRWVEENREFRSWQEGLRRSLRAWQEQGRPQELTLGKEQIAEARRWIGARVTEIPDEEAEFVEASAQVQQRLARWRRRRRAGFAVLTALVLVAAGLATLNAHSSNEQRALAASRSLTEQSRQQANTDPALAARLALAAQRVSPTPETRAQLLSTVSSPLRATLMGHTAEVRSVAFSPDGKTLATSGNDGTARLWDMAGRRQLASLDGHSSQVHTAAFSPDGRTLVTSHGGKVRLWDAHTRKQTAALTGVRSPAVFSPDGDTIATSGQKGKVLLWDARTHQKIDELQAHRNDDGWPSLLAFSPDGRTLAVTVTGYGTSDSDKSAVQLWDVREKRRTATLKGHTGFVQSLAFSQDGKTLATGASDATTRLWDVRSHRPLATLTGHSGTVFALAFSPDGRTLASGGQDRSIRLWDVRERTAVTVLSSHTGSVDALAFSPDGAMLASGAGDATVRLWDMEVGQPRATFAGPGGSGSPAAYSSNGKVLATGDGDGSVDLHDARTRRTLGRLTGHVGKVSSVRFSPDGRFVAASSHDSPAVLLWDVRTRRLLVSLDGHRSPVQSVRFSPDGHTLATSSYIDGTTRLWSVRTHRQLAAFAGGAGWMTFSPDGRIFVTGGFQSSSVQLWDARTHRRLGTLDTVTKMVSSVAFSPDGSTLATAGWDGKLRLWDVQHRRLTATLTGHTDSAQSVAFTPDGKTLASSGRDATARLWDVRTHRRLATLSGHTGTIWSAVVSPDGKTLATTGDDRAVRLWDLRTYRQLALLTGHTGVLRSALFAPDGNTLTTSSDDGTVRLWDTDAFNDLATLTDKACAIAGRSLTEREWHRYIPDKIAYHRICP; encoded by the coding sequence GTGCTTCATGACGGCCGTCCGGTCGGGGTGGCGTTCCTGATCCCCGACCGGCTGCTGCTTACGTGTGCCCACGTCGTCGCCTCCACCGCAGGTCTCCCGGACGACGAACCGCTGCCGGACCTTCTTCCGGTCACGCTCGACTTCCCGTTGCTGCCCGGGCGTCCCAAGGTCACGGCCTCCGTGCGCTTCAGTGTTCCCGTGGCCGGTGACAGCAGCGGTGATGTCGCCGTCCTGCAGTTGGACGGCGAGCCCCCGCCGGGTTCGGTGCCCCTGCGGATCGTGGAGGCGGAGGACCTGGCGGGGCACCGCTGGCGGGCTTTCGGGTTCCCGAAGTACCCGGGACGAGGTGGCAGCAAGGACGCCGGGATCTGGACCCGTGGCACCGTCGAGGGCCGCGAGGGTACCGGCTGGTGGCAGCTGACCTGCGACGAAGAGGCACCGTTCCCGCTGGCAGGCGGCTTCAGCGGGGCGCCGGTGTGGGACGAGGAATACGGCGGTGTCATCGGTATCGTCGTCGCCGTCGAGGGGGACCAGAGGCGCCGGACCGGCTACGCCCTCACCGTGGAGTCCCTCACCCGGGAGTGGCCCGAACTGCGCAGAAGGCTGCTGGCGGACAGCCCGTACCGCGAACTGCTGCCGTTCACCGAGCACGACCGCGCAGTCTTCCACGGCCGCACGAACGAGACGCAGCACCTGGTCGAACTCCTCGATCAGCAGCAGGTACCTGTCCTTCCTGTGTTCGGATCCTCCGGCGTCGGCAAGTCCTCGCTGGTCGGCGCCGGCCTGCTCGGGCACCTCGACAGCGACCGGTACGTGATCGCCCGCTTGCCCCACGGGCTGCGTCTCACCGCCGAGGAGCTGCTGGCCTGGGCTCTTGCCTCGGCGGGAGATGCGGACACCATGCAGGCGGGCTGGCACGACCGCTGGTTGGCGCTGGCCCGGCAGCTCACCGGCGAGCAGGGCATCCGTACCGCGGTGGAGCAGACACTGGCCCGCCACGGCGGACGGTCCCGGCTGGTGCTGGTGGTCGACCAGTTCGAAACGCTGCTCGCGGACGCGCCCGACACCGCCCGCCGGCTGGACGCCATGCTCGGGGTTCTGACGGCTCGCCGCATGGACGGCAGCCGTCCCGCCCAGGCCGTGGTCGTCACCCGGATCGACTTCCTCCGGCAGATCGAGCAGCTCCCCCACCTCTGTACGGCGTGGGACGCCACCCCGGTGGTGGTACAGCCGATGATGCGGACGCAGCTGCGAGAGGCGATCACCTGCCCGCTGGAGGGGCATGCGGGGGTCCGGTTCGCCGACGGCCTGGTCGAGCAGTTGCTGCGGGACACCCCACCCGGCCCGGCCGCGCTGCCGATGCTGGAGTACGCCCTGAGCCAACTGTGGGAGCGACAGGAACGCGGGTGGCTGACCACCACCGCGTACCAGGAACTCGGTGGCGTGGAGGGGGCCCTGGCGGGAGAAGCGGAACACAGTCTGTGGGACTGGGCGGACGAGGCCGAGCAGCAGGCGCTGGAGCGGATCTTCATCCAACTCGTACGTCCCGGCGAGCAGCTGGACGCCGGAGAGCGCGGCCCGGACACCCGCCGGGTAGCCGCACGTACCCAGTTCTCCGCAGGCGACTGGGCATTGATCCACCGGCTTGCCAGCACGCGGCTGGTCGTGGTGACGCGCCGCCCGACGGGGCGGGACACTGCTGAGCTCGCGCATCAGGCACTGGTGGAGAAGTGGGAGCGGCTGCAACGCTGGGTCGAGGAGAACCGGGAGTTCCGCAGCTGGCAGGAAGGGCTGCGCCGTTCCCTGCGGGCCTGGCAGGAGCAGGGCCGTCCGCAGGAACTGACCCTGGGCAAGGAGCAGATCGCAGAGGCGCGGCGGTGGATCGGCGCACGCGTCACCGAAATACCCGACGAGGAGGCCGAGTTCGTCGAGGCCAGTGCCCAGGTCCAGCAGCGTCTCGCCCGTTGGCGCCGCCGGCGCCGCGCGGGCTTCGCCGTACTCACCGCACTTGTCCTCGTTGCGGCGGGCCTGGCCACCCTCAACGCCCACAGCAGCAACGAGCAGCGGGCCCTGGCCGCCTCTCGGAGCCTGACGGAGCAGAGCCGGCAGCAGGCCAACACCGACCCAGCCCTGGCGGCTCGCCTCGCCCTTGCAGCTCAGCGCGTCTCCCCGACTCCGGAGACTCGCGCCCAGCTCCTGTCCACGGTTTCCTCACCCTTACGGGCCACGCTCATGGGACACACGGCAGAGGTAAGGTCGGTCGCCTTCAGCCCGGACGGCAAGACCCTCGCGACCAGCGGAAACGACGGCACGGCACGACTGTGGGACATGGCAGGGCGCCGGCAGCTGGCTTCACTCGACGGCCACAGCAGCCAGGTGCACACGGCGGCGTTCAGCCCCGACGGCAGGACTCTCGTCACCAGCCACGGCGGGAAGGTGCGGCTGTGGGACGCCCACACGCGAAAGCAGACCGCTGCCTTGACCGGCGTCCGGAGCCCGGCGGTCTTCAGCCCGGACGGAGACACAATCGCCACCAGCGGCCAGAAGGGCAAAGTCCTGCTCTGGGACGCCCGTACCCATCAGAAAATCGACGAACTCCAGGCCCACCGCAACGACGACGGCTGGCCCTCCCTCCTCGCATTCAGCCCCGACGGCAGGACCCTTGCCGTCACCGTTACCGGCTACGGCACCAGCGACAGCGACAAGTCTGCGGTGCAGCTCTGGGACGTACGGGAGAAGCGCCGCACCGCCACGCTGAAGGGCCACACGGGTTTTGTCCAGTCGCTGGCGTTCAGCCAGGACGGCAAAACGCTGGCCACGGGGGCGAGCGACGCCACGACGCGCCTGTGGGACGTGCGCAGCCACCGCCCGCTGGCCACGCTCACCGGACACAGCGGCACCGTGTTCGCCCTGGCCTTCAGCCCGGACGGCCGGACCCTGGCAAGCGGAGGCCAGGACCGCTCCATACGGCTGTGGGACGTGCGGGAGCGCACGGCCGTGACCGTACTGAGCAGCCATACCGGGTCTGTGGACGCACTCGCGTTCAGCCCGGACGGCGCAATGCTGGCCAGCGGGGCCGGGGATGCCACGGTCCGGCTGTGGGACATGGAGGTCGGGCAGCCGCGCGCTACCTTCGCAGGGCCAGGCGGTTCGGGAAGCCCGGCGGCCTACAGCTCGAACGGGAAAGTCCTCGCGACCGGTGACGGCGACGGGAGCGTGGACCTGCACGACGCCCGTACGCGGCGCACGCTGGGCCGCCTGACCGGGCACGTAGGCAAGGTGAGCTCGGTACGGTTCAGCCCGGATGGGCGGTTCGTCGCCGCGAGCAGCCATGACAGTCCGGCGGTCCTGCTGTGGGACGTACGCACCCGCCGCCTGCTCGTTTCTCTAGACGGCCACCGCAGCCCTGTGCAGTCCGTGCGCTTCAGCCCTGATGGCCATACCCTCGCCACCAGCAGTTACATCGACGGGACGACCCGCCTGTGGAGTGTACGGACCCATAGGCAGTTGGCGGCCTTCGCCGGCGGGGCCGGCTGGATGACCTTCAGCCCGGACGGCAGGATCTTCGTGACCGGCGGCTTCCAGTCCTCTTCCGTACAGCTGTGGGACGCACGGACCCACCGTCGCCTCGGCACCCTCGACACGGTCACCAAAATGGTCAGCTCCGTAGCCTTCAGCCCGGACGGCAGCACCCTGGCAACAGCGGGCTGGGACGGCAAACTGCGGCTGTGGGACGTGCAGCACCGCCGCCTCACGGCAACGCTCACGGGCCACACCGACTCCGCGCAGTCGGTGGCCTTCACCCCGGACGGGAAAACCCTCGCCAGCAGCGGCCGGGACGCCACGGCGAGACTGTGGGATGTACGCACCCACCGCCGCCTCGCCACCCTCAGCGGCCACACCGGCACCATCTGGTCGGCCGTCGTCAGCCCGGACGGCAAGACCCTGGCAACTACCGGCGACGACCGGGCAGTACGCCTGTGGGACCTTCGGACCTACAGGCAACTGGCCCTGCTCACCGGCCACACCGGCGTCCTGCGCTCGGCCCTCTTCGCTCCGGACGGGAACACCCTCACCACCAGCAGCGACGACGGGACCGTACGGCTGTGGGACACCGACGCCTTCAATGACCTCGCCACCCTCACCGACAAGGCCTGCGCGATCGCGGGCCGGTCCCTGACCGAACGGGAATGGCACCGCTACATCCCCGACAAGATCGCATACCACCGGATCTGCCCCTGA
- a CDS encoding CU044_2847 family protein, whose product MYLSVPFEDGEVFVVELSDEQGSGVIRASRGDGLFETSADTFESGMARVQRVAATMLERLADLPRKPDHVRAEFGLRVTAEAGLVVAKGSGDAHIKLELEWGRSEGGA is encoded by the coding sequence GTGTACCTGAGTGTCCCCTTCGAAGACGGTGAGGTCTTCGTCGTCGAGTTGTCTGACGAGCAGGGTTCCGGGGTGATCCGGGCGAGTCGCGGTGACGGACTCTTCGAGACGTCCGCCGACACGTTCGAGTCGGGTATGGCCCGGGTGCAGCGGGTGGCCGCGACGATGCTGGAGCGGCTGGCGGATCTCCCGCGCAAACCTGATCACGTCCGTGCGGAGTTCGGACTGCGGGTGACGGCGGAGGCGGGCCTGGTCGTGGCGAAGGGATCCGGGGACGCGCACATCAAGCTGGAGCTGGAGTGGGGCCGCTCCGAGGGCGGCGCGTGA
- a CDS encoding VWA domain-containing protein, with the protein MTTLLKGQNASLAAGPVTFTVVSTGVAADVSALLLGAGGKVRSDDDLVFFNHPAHDGVTLTGRSITADLDRLPTSVATVVVVASADPQQPASVFTTAPRLTITQSGLPGRDFSAPDFTAGETVVVLAELYRRGDAWKVRAVGQGYASGLAGLATDYGVDIDDPGTAPSAVSVPAQTRPAAADAAVDLSKVQSQAPALMEPARQAGKALVHRGLTGKRAAVYLILDHDWHMEEMYESFAVQAFAERVLALSANLDDDGTVPVIFSSGEEPFLEEIRLDNYRGRIGQLHTQVDWGWGNVADAMRRTVSHYQESGASDPAFVVVQVGDEPWDKAQVRSLLQNTATLGVFWLFVGFGRGKLAFYKNLNASASAAFTNVAFYDASRNPGSVPGEEFYAGLVDAFGRWMNP; encoded by the coding sequence GTGACTACGTTGCTCAAGGGCCAGAACGCTTCGCTGGCAGCAGGACCGGTCACTTTCACCGTTGTTTCTACAGGGGTTGCTGCTGATGTCTCAGCTCTGCTTCTGGGCGCAGGGGGCAAGGTCCGCAGTGACGATGACCTGGTCTTTTTCAACCATCCCGCGCACGACGGGGTGACCCTGACGGGGCGCAGCATCACTGCGGATCTGGACCGGCTTCCGACCAGCGTGGCCACGGTCGTGGTGGTTGCCAGTGCCGACCCGCAGCAGCCCGCGTCGGTGTTCACCACCGCGCCGCGTCTGACCATCACGCAGTCCGGCTTGCCCGGCAGGGACTTCAGCGCGCCGGACTTCACTGCCGGGGAGACTGTAGTGGTCCTTGCCGAGCTTTATCGACGAGGCGACGCCTGGAAAGTCCGCGCGGTGGGCCAGGGCTACGCGTCCGGGCTCGCAGGGCTGGCCACCGACTACGGCGTCGACATTGACGACCCCGGTACCGCGCCGAGCGCGGTATCGGTTCCTGCCCAGACCCGGCCCGCCGCTGCGGATGCCGCAGTGGATTTGTCCAAGGTGCAGAGCCAGGCTCCGGCCCTCATGGAGCCGGCCCGGCAGGCCGGGAAGGCCTTGGTCCACAGGGGCCTGACGGGAAAGCGGGCGGCGGTCTATCTGATCCTTGATCACGACTGGCACATGGAGGAGATGTACGAGTCGTTCGCCGTTCAGGCATTCGCGGAGCGGGTGCTCGCGCTGTCGGCCAACCTGGACGACGACGGCACAGTCCCAGTGATCTTCTCCAGCGGTGAGGAGCCGTTCCTTGAAGAGATCCGGCTGGACAACTACCGCGGCCGCATCGGGCAGCTCCACACGCAAGTCGACTGGGGATGGGGGAACGTGGCCGATGCCATGCGCCGGACAGTCAGCCACTACCAGGAGTCCGGAGCCTCCGACCCCGCCTTCGTGGTCGTTCAGGTCGGTGACGAACCATGGGACAAGGCTCAGGTGCGGTCCCTTCTGCAGAACACCGCCACCCTTGGGGTCTTCTGGCTGTTCGTCGGGTTTGGTCGTGGCAAACTCGCCTTCTACAAGAACCTGAACGCCTCCGCCTCGGCTGCGTTCACCAACGTCGCCTTCTACGATGCGAGCCGAAACCCGGGATCCGTTCCCGGCGAAGAGTTCTACGCCGGTCTGGTCGACGCGTTCGGCCGCTGGATGAACCCTTAG